Genomic DNA from Desulfovibrio aminophilus DSM 12254:
ACGCCGTATTCGGCCACCCGATGCATCTCCTCCGTGCGGATCTGGATCTCGATGCGCTCCCCGTCGGGCCCGATCACCGTGGTATGCAGGCTCTGATACATGTTGGCCTTGGGGATCGAGATGTAGTCCTTGAAGCGCCCGGTCACGGGCTTCCAGATGGAGTGCACCAGGCCGAGCACGGCATAGCAGTCCTTGAGCGAGTCCACGATGACCCGGAAGGCGATGAGATCGTAGACCTGATCCAGACTCAGGTTCTGCTGGAGCATCTTCTGGTAGGTGCTGTAGGCGTGCTTGGTCCGCCCCACCACCCGGGCCTTGATCCCGTTCTCCTTGAGCATGTTCCGGATGAGCCCGATGACCTTGTCGATGTAGTCCTGGCCCAGCGTGTGGTGCTGGCGCACCCCCTCGTTGATCTGCTCGAAGACGTCGGGCTTGAGGTACTTGAGGCAGAGATCCTCCAGCTCGATCTTGGTCCGGTGCAGGCCCAGGCGGTTGGCCAGGGGCGCATAGATGTCCAGGGTCTCCTGGGCGATGAGCCGCTGCTTCACCGTGTCCTGGTGGAAGCCCAGGGTGCGCATGTTGTGCAGGCGGTCGGCCAGCTTGACCATGACCACCCGGATGTCCTCGGCCATGGCCAAGATCATCTTGCGGATGTTCTCGGCCTGGGCCACGGCCTTGGACTCGAACTGCATCTGGCTGATCTTGGTCACGCCGTCGACGATGTCGGCCACTTCCTCGCCGAAAAGCTCCTCGATCTCGTCCAGGGTGACGCTGGTGTCCTCCACCGTGTCATGGAGAAGTCCGGCTGCCACCGTGGGCTCGTCCATGTTCATGTCGGCCAGGACGTTGGCCACGGCCAGGGGATGGGCCAGGTAGGGCTCGCCGGAAAGGCGGGTCTGGCCCTCGTGGGCCTGGGCCGCATAGACGTACGCCTTCTGGATCAGGGTCAGGTCCGGCTTGTCGATGTAGGCGGACACCTTGTCCGTGATTTCGTTGATGCGGATCATGGCCTCACCGCTCCAGGACCGGGCGCTGGAGTTCGCGTGGTATCCACCACTGGTAGAAGTTGTAGTCGATGCCCGCCGGAGCCGGGGCGACCCCCTGGATCCGGGCCTGGAGAATGGGCAGGGACATGGGCACATACAGGAAGCAATACGGCTGGTCCTCGTGCAGAATCTCCTGGACGCGGCCGTAGATCCGCTTGCGGCGATTCTGGTCCAGCGTCCGCCGCCCCTCCTCGAGCAGTTCGTCCAGCTCAGGGTTCCGGTAATGCACGAAATTCAATCCACCTGGTTCGGCTTTGGAGGAGTGCCAGACATCGTAAATATCAGGATCTTGCGTGATGTTCCAGCCCAGGACCAGCGCGTCGAAACGTCCCTTGTTCACGAACTCCTTGATGAAGGCGGCCCACTCCACGGTACGGATGCGGGCCTCGACCCCCACGTCGCGCAGGCGGCGCTGAATGATGGTCGCGGCCTGGATGCGCTGGGTATTGCCCTGATTGGTCAGGATGGTGAAGGCGAAGGGCCGGCCGCCCTTGTCCAGGAGACCATCGCCGTCGGTGTCGCGCCAGCCGGCCTCGGCCAGCAAGGCCCTGGCCCGGCCCGGGTCGTGCGCCCGTGGTTTGAGGGACTCGTTGTAGACCCAGGTGCCGGGCTTGTACGGACCCACCGCCGGAACACCCAGGCCCGCCAGCACACCCTTGACGATCTCTTCCTTGTCGATGGCGAAGTCCAGGGCCCGACGCACGCGGACGTCAGAGAACAACGGGCTGTCCAGGTTGTAGCCGAGGTAGGTGTAGCCGAAGGAGAGGTATTCATACTTGCGGAATCTCTCCTTCCACTCCGGCCCGTTGGTCTCGAAAAGATACTGATAGGGCGAGAGCCCCATCTCGTCCAGATTCCCGGCCTTCAGCTCCAGAAACTGCGTGGCCTGATCCGGGATGACCCGCAGGACCAGTTCGTCGAGATGCGGCCGTCCCTCGAAGTACTCCGCGTTGGCCGTGAGCACCAAACGGCTGCCGGGCAGCCATTCCTTGATTTTATAGGCCCCGCACCCCAAGGGTTCGCGGGAATACTTGGTGTTCATGAGATCCTGCCCGGCAAGGGCGTGCTCCGGAAGGATGGACAAGGCCCAGGTCACCAGGGCCCTGGCGAAGGGCTTGTCGTAGCGGACCTCGAAGGAGTAACGCCCCGTGACGGTGAACGACTTCACGGCCAGGTAGTCCTCGGCGTAGGCCGTGGGCGTCTTGGGGTCGATCATGAGCTTGTAGGTGAATTCCACGTCCTTGGCCGTGAGTTCCACCCCGTCCCACCAGCGGATGCCCGGCCGCAGGCGGAAGCGCAGCAGGCGGCCGTCCTCGAGCACCTCGTAGGACTCGGCGGCCCAGGGCACGAGCTTGATGTCCTTGTCGTATTTGAGCGGCGCCACGTAGAGATGCTCGGCCACGGCGTGGGAGGCCGAGTCCGTGGACAGCGCGGGGATGAGGTTCATGGGCTCGGCCAGGGTCGCCTGGAGCAGACGACCTCCGTCCACCGGCGGGCCGTAATCCCGGGACGGCGGCGCAGGCTCGGCGCTCTCCCGGCCGGGAGAGGGGCGGTCGCACCCCGGCAGCAGGGCGAGCAGCGCAACAAGCAGGAATGCGACTTTTATCAAGAGAGACCCCTTGCCAAGCGCGGGGAAAACGTTCATATGCTCAGGCTTTGCCGCGCGGGTCCAGTATGACCCAGGGATGCGTAAAAGCCAAGCCTCCCCTTGATCTGTGCGGGGATTTCGGGTTAGATTTCAGTGCTCGGCCGCAGCGCGAAGAAATGCGTCCCGACCAAGGAGTTCCGAGGTTCATGGCCCACAGCGAAGAAGCTGTCGTCAAAAAGATCCTCCAGAAATTCGTCCGCGACACGGTCCCGGAGTACATTCTGGACGGCGCGCACACGATACTGGACTCCGGCGGAGTGCAGAAGATCGACCTCAAGAAGCGCGCCCAGTACTGGGACGTGGACGGGCAGATCCAGGGAGACGACTTCCAGGTCTATGCCGCCGAACTGGGCCTGAACCTTGAAGAGCACACGCTGAACTACTTCTGCAACTGCCCGGATTCCTTCTCCGGCGTCTGCCGTCACATCAGCGCCACGGCGCTGAAGCTCCTCAAATCCCTGGACACGGACTCCGAAGAGGAGGCCCCCAGGCCGCGCACGGACTGGCGCCAGACCTTCCGCTCCTTCTTCTCCACCGAGCTGGAGCCCGAACCGGGCAAGCACTACTTCATCTTCCGCTTCTATCCCGAGCCCGGCCGCCTGCAGGTGGCCCTGTTCCGGGGCCGCCAGAACAAGGGCGGCATCTCCAACGTGCAGACCCCCGTGACCGTGGACCAGGTGGTCCAGAACCCGGACTGGTGCGAGGTCTCGCCCCACCTGCCGCGCGTGGCCGAAATGATCGGCCACTACCTGGACTATCGCGGCCACAAGGTGGAGTTGCCGGCCGGCCTGCATTCCTGGTTCTTCCGGGCGATCAAGAACGAGTACTATCTCTTCCTGCGCGAGACCGATCAGCCGCTGCGCATCGAGAACAAGACCATGCAGCTCAAGCTGTCCCCGGCCCTGTCCGAGGACGGCCTGCACTTCGACATCCTGCTCTCCCGCGAGGGCAAGCCGCCCTTCTCCATCAACGGCGAAACCGAGGTCTATTTCTACGGCCGCCTGCCTCTCTGGGTCTATTATCATGGCGGTTTCTTCCCGGTGCAGACCGGCCTGGACCCGGAACTCGTGCAGCAGATGGTGGAGCAGAAGCCCATCATCCCCCACGCCGACATTTCCGAGTTCCTGGACCGCGTCTGGACCGCCATTCCGGCCTCGGACCTCCATGGACAGGAGGACTTCCTCGAGCGCATGGGGCCCATCTTCGCCCCGGCCACCTTCAATCCCAAGCTCTACCTGGACGAGGAGGGCAGCCTGCTGACCCTGACCATCCAGAACGTCTACGACACCGAGGTGGGCGAGGTCACGTTGCCCGGCCCCAACCCGGACCTCCAGACCGGCAGCTACCGTTTCGAGGGCCGTTCCTATCTCCTGCGCCGCAGCCAGGACGAAGAAGCCCTGCTCTTCAGCGAACTGCAGGGCGTGGGTTTCCAGCCCCGCAGCAACGCGGTTTGGTTCATGGAGCAGGAAGAGGCCATCACCTTCCTTCTGGACCACTATCCCCGCCTGGTGGAGGCCTACCGGGTCTACGGCGAGAAGAACCTCACGCGCTACAAGGTCCGGCTGGCCAAGCCCGAAATCGTGGCCGAGTTGGAGAGCGACGAGGAGAACAAGTGGTTCAACCTGGACTTGGCCGTGCAGTATGATGACCAGAAGGTGCCCATCGACCTCATCTGGAAGGCCTGGACCCAGGGCAAGCGCTACGTGCAGCTCAAGGACGGTTCCTACACGAGCCTGCCCGAGGCGTGGCTGCGCAAGCTCGGGCACAAGCTCCGGGCTCTGGGCTTCGATCCCGAGAAGCCGCCCCAGAAGCAGTTCCAGCAGTTCGAAGTCCCCGTGCTGGAAAAAATTCTCGAAGACCTGCCCGAGACCAAGACCGACGGCTACTTCGTCAAGCTGCGGGAGAAGATCAACAACTTCCAGCAGATTCGCTTCATCGAACCGCCCAAGGGCCTGACCGCCACCTTGCGGCCCTACCAAATCCACGGCCTGAGTTACCTGAATTTCCTGCATGAATACGGGTTCGGCGGCATCCTGGCCGACGAGATGGGCCTGGGCAAAACCATCCAGACCCTGTCCTTCGTGCAGATGCTCGTGGAGAAGGGCATCAAGGGCCCCAACCTGATCATCGTGCCCACCTCGGTGCTGCCCAACTGGGAGCGCGAGGCGGCCAAGTTCGTGCCGAAATTGCGCCGACTGACCATCTACGGGGCCAAGCGCGACGACCTCTTCCTGCAGATCGGCGAGTCCGACCTGATCATCACCACCTACGCCCTGTTGCGCCGCGATCTGGACGAACTGCTCAAGTACCGCTACTCCACGGTCATCCTGGACGAGGCCCAGAACATCAAGAATCCGAACACGATCACGGCCCGTTCGGTACGCCGCCTGGAGGCGGAGATGCGCCTCTGCCTCTCGGGCACCCCCATCGAGAACAATCTTTTCGAACTCTGGAGCCTGTTCGAGTTCCTCATGCCCGGCTTCCTGGGCTCGCAGCACTCCTTCCAGCGCGGCATCGTCAAGCCCATCAAGGACGGCGACGAGGAGACCTTGGAGTACCTCAAGACCCGGGTCAAGCCGTTCATCCTGCGCCGGACCAAGGCCGAGGTCGCCAAGGATCTGCCGCCCAAGATCGAGACCACGCACTACTGCGACCTGGTGGACGAGCAGCGCGACCTGTACAACGCCCTGGCCAAGCGCCTGCGCGACCAGGTCATGCGGGACGTGGAGGAGAAGGGCATGGCCAAGAGCCAGATGTCCATCCTCGACGCCCTGCTCAAGCTCAGACAGATATGCTGTCACCCGCGCCTGCTCAAGCTGGACATGCCCGGCCTGGACACCAACCTGCCCTCGGGCAAGTTCGACGCCTTCAAGGACCTCGTCACGGACATCGTGGAAGGCGGGCACAAGGTTCTGGTCTTCTCGCAGTTCGTACAGATGCTGCACATCATCCGCTCCTGGCTCCAGATCAAGGAACTGCCCTTCGCCTACCTGGACGGCTCCAGCAAGGACCGTTTCGAGCAGGTGGACCGCTTCAACGAGGATCCGAGCATCCCGATCTTCCTCATCTCGCTCAAAGCGGGCGGCACGGGCCTCAACCTCACGGCCGCGGATTACGTGATCCACTACGATCCATGGTGGAACCCGGCCGTGGAGAACCAGGCCACGGACCGCACCCACCGCATCGGCCAGAAGCGCCAGGTCTTCGCCTACAAGATGATCTGCCAGAACACGGTGGAAGAGAAGATCCTCAAGCTCCAGGAGCAGAAGAAGGACGTGGCCGAGGCCATCATTCCCGGCCAATCGGCCTTCAAGACCCTGACGCGCGACGACCTGGAGATGCTCTTCGAAATTTAGGCGGCGTTCCCGCCGCGCTGTTTTCTTTCCAGTCGATCCCGGCTATCCTCCGGCCATGCAGAATCCGCTCGTCCGTTCCGTGGAGGCCCTGCGCGACCTCTTCGACGCCTTGCACCAGTTCTGGGAGGCCAAGGCCACTCAACGCGCCGCAGCCCTCTTCCTGGTGGCCGTCTTTCTCCTGACCCTGGTCGGAGTGGAGCTGTCCCGTCGCGGCCTGCTCCCGCCGGGACCGAGCCGCGCCCTGGGAACAAGCCACTTCCTGGCGGTGAACGTGGCCTTCACCCTCGTCCTGGTCATGGAGGTGGTCAGCCTCATCTTCACCCTGCCCTGCTCGGTGTCCAAGGCCGTGGGCAAGCAGATCGAGATTCTGGCCCTGATCCTTCTGCGCAGCGCCTTCAAGCACCTGGCCCAGTTCCAGGAACCCGTCATCATCACCGAGCTCAGCGAACCCGTGCTGCGGCTTCTGGCCGACGGCGCGGGCGCCCTGGTCATTTTCGCCATCCTCGGCTACTACCACCACATTCAGCAGAGCGCCCGCCCGGCGATCATGGACGGGGCTTCGCGCTACGCCTTCGCCACGGCCAAGAAGCTCATCGCCCTGGTCCTCCTGGGCTGCTTCCTGGTCATGGGGGCCGAGAATCTCCGTCTGGGCCTGAGCGGCGAACACCAGTTCGACTTCTTCTCGGCCTTCTACACGGTGCTCATCTTCAGCGACATCCTCATCGTGCTCATCGCCCAGCGCTACCTGCCGCACTTCCGGGCCGTGTTCCGCAACTCCGGCTTCGCCGTGGCCACCCTGCTCATCCGCCTGGCCCTGACCGCGCCGCCCTATCTCAATGCGGCCCTGGGCGTGACCGCGGCAGTGTTCGCCGTGCTCCTGAGCCTGATCTACAATCGTTTCTGGGAGATCAAGAGGCCGGTATGTCCGACGGATTCCGAGCAGTAAAGGAAACCACGCGCCACATGCACGGGCCTCGCGGGGTGTTGGCCTGCGGCTACGCGCCCGCCGAGCAGGAAATCCTGCTGGCCATGATGGAGAACCAGGGATTCCGCGACACGCCCGCGATATTCGCCAACGAAGAAACGGCCGGGATCGCCCTGGCAGAGCTTTTGGCCCTGCCCGGCGGCACCGGCCGAGGCCGGGTCTCGAACCTGCCCCGGGCCGTGATCCTCTCCGGTCTGCTGGAGAAGGAACTGCATGCCTTCATGGCCGCCTGGAAGGCTCTCGGCCTGCCGTCCCAGCTCTGGGCCTGTCTCACGCCCACGTCCGAGTCTTGGCCCCTGCGCGCCCTGCTCACCGAGTTGGAACGTGAACGCCAGGCCTTCGCCCAACGCGACAGATGAAACAAGACGCCAAGCGCCCCACAGTTCCCCCCGTTTCCTCAGATCACGATCTTGGCGGCCATGCCGATCATTTCGTCAATCATTCCTAAGAATTTGACGGCATTTCCAGCCCATTCCCGCGACGCCTTGAGCGATCGCAGGTCATCTTCGGCCCGCGCCGCCGCAGCCTCCACATCGACCTTGAGCCCTTGCAAGGCGGCGGTCATCGCCACGGCATGG
This window encodes:
- a CDS encoding peptide-binding protein is translated as MNVFPALGKGSLLIKVAFLLVALLALLPGCDRPSPGRESAEPAPPSRDYGPPVDGGRLLQATLAEPMNLIPALSTDSASHAVAEHLYVAPLKYDKDIKLVPWAAESYEVLEDGRLLRFRLRPGIRWWDGVELTAKDVEFTYKLMIDPKTPTAYAEDYLAVKSFTVTGRYSFEVRYDKPFARALVTWALSILPEHALAGQDLMNTKYSREPLGCGAYKIKEWLPGSRLVLTANAEYFEGRPHLDELVLRVIPDQATQFLELKAGNLDEMGLSPYQYLFETNGPEWKERFRKYEYLSFGYTYLGYNLDSPLFSDVRVRRALDFAIDKEEIVKGVLAGLGVPAVGPYKPGTWVYNESLKPRAHDPGRARALLAEAGWRDTDGDGLLDKGGRPFAFTILTNQGNTQRIQAATIIQRRLRDVGVEARIRTVEWAAFIKEFVNKGRFDALVLGWNITQDPDIYDVWHSSKAEPGGLNFVHYRNPELDELLEEGRRTLDQNRRKRIYGRVQEILHEDQPYCFLYVPMSLPILQARIQGVAPAPAGIDYNFYQWWIPRELQRPVLER
- a CDS encoding DEAD/DEAH box helicase; the encoded protein is MAHSEEAVVKKILQKFVRDTVPEYILDGAHTILDSGGVQKIDLKKRAQYWDVDGQIQGDDFQVYAAELGLNLEEHTLNYFCNCPDSFSGVCRHISATALKLLKSLDTDSEEEAPRPRTDWRQTFRSFFSTELEPEPGKHYFIFRFYPEPGRLQVALFRGRQNKGGISNVQTPVTVDQVVQNPDWCEVSPHLPRVAEMIGHYLDYRGHKVELPAGLHSWFFRAIKNEYYLFLRETDQPLRIENKTMQLKLSPALSEDGLHFDILLSREGKPPFSINGETEVYFYGRLPLWVYYHGGFFPVQTGLDPELVQQMVEQKPIIPHADISEFLDRVWTAIPASDLHGQEDFLERMGPIFAPATFNPKLYLDEEGSLLTLTIQNVYDTEVGEVTLPGPNPDLQTGSYRFEGRSYLLRRSQDEEALLFSELQGVGFQPRSNAVWFMEQEEAITFLLDHYPRLVEAYRVYGEKNLTRYKVRLAKPEIVAELESDEENKWFNLDLAVQYDDQKVPIDLIWKAWTQGKRYVQLKDGSYTSLPEAWLRKLGHKLRALGFDPEKPPQKQFQQFEVPVLEKILEDLPETKTDGYFVKLREKINNFQQIRFIEPPKGLTATLRPYQIHGLSYLNFLHEYGFGGILADEMGLGKTIQTLSFVQMLVEKGIKGPNLIIVPTSVLPNWEREAAKFVPKLRRLTIYGAKRDDLFLQIGESDLIITTYALLRRDLDELLKYRYSTVILDEAQNIKNPNTITARSVRRLEAEMRLCLSGTPIENNLFELWSLFEFLMPGFLGSQHSFQRGIVKPIKDGDEETLEYLKTRVKPFILRRTKAEVAKDLPPKIETTHYCDLVDEQRDLYNALAKRLRDQVMRDVEEKGMAKSQMSILDALLKLRQICCHPRLLKLDMPGLDTNLPSGKFDAFKDLVTDIVEGGHKVLVFSQFVQMLHIIRSWLQIKELPFAYLDGSSKDRFEQVDRFNEDPSIPIFLISLKAGGTGLNLTAADYVIHYDPWWNPAVENQATDRTHRIGQKRQVFAYKMICQNTVEEKILKLQEQKKDVAEAIIPGQSAFKTLTRDDLEMLFEI
- a CDS encoding DUF3783 domain-containing protein, which codes for MHGPRGVLACGYAPAEQEILLAMMENQGFRDTPAIFANEETAGIALAELLALPGGTGRGRVSNLPRAVILSGLLEKELHAFMAAWKALGLPSQLWACLTPTSESWPLRALLTELERERQAFAQRDR